A window of the Brassica oleracea var. oleracea cultivar TO1000 chromosome C1, BOL, whole genome shotgun sequence genome harbors these coding sequences:
- the LOC106307566 gene encoding pathogenesis-related protein PR-1 produces the protein MIKSYLRVILLLLCATNLCASSSITRTRTRTITRSRTRTKTKTVSLHHVYQTSRTKCLGCHHDSLQFLFRQNLVRAQRLEAPLIWDRRLQNYAQNWANQRKGDCALRHSFQNGDFSFGENIFHGYGKNWSPADAVVAWASEKRHYNYGSNTCDPGKVCGHYTQMVWKNTRRVGCARVKCNSGAIFMTCNYDPPGNYIGQKPY, from the coding sequence ATGATCAAATCCTATTTACGTGTAATATTACTCTTATTATGCGCCACTAATCTCTGCGCTTCATCATCAATAACCAGAACCAGAACTAGAACAATAACCAGATCCAGAACCAGAACAAAAACGAAAACTGTATCATTACATCATGTATACCAAACCAGTAGGACCAAGTGTCTGGGATGTCACCACGACTCGTTACAGTTCTTGTTCCGACAAAATTTGGTTCGTGCCCAAAGACTCGAAGCTCCTTTGATTTGGGACCGCAGACTCCAGAACTACGCTCAAAACTGGGCTAATCAAAGAAAAGGAGATTGTGCTTTGAGACATTCTTTCCAAAACGGAGATTTTAGTTTCGGCGAAAACATTTTCCATGGATACGGAAAAAACTGGTCCCCGGCCGACGCAGTGGTCGCGTGGGCCAGCGAGAAGCGGCACTATAATTACGGTTCCAACACGTGCGACCCTGGGAAGGTGTGTGGGCATTACACACAGATGGTGTGGAAGAACACGAGGAGGGTCGGGTGCGCACGTGTAAAGTGCAACAGTGGTGCGATTTTCATGACTTGTAACTATGATCCTCCCGGTAACTACATCGGCCAGAAACCCTATTGA